The Coffea arabica cultivar ET-39 chromosome 3c, Coffea Arabica ET-39 HiFi, whole genome shotgun sequence genome contains a region encoding:
- the LOC140037942 gene encoding uncharacterized protein has product MKVMVWNCQGAGSPLTVPHLKEYKRLLSPEVMFLCETKNMKQYMEKVQRILNYEHSYIVESMDKAGGMVLYWSAHIKLLQVQHTAFTLEAHVEDQSSNSDWWIVGIYASCVDSIRKQQWSVIQRRKHLWGNKWIIVGDFNDICSNEEKWGGRLREEWTFTDFRNFIHENQLIDIGYEGQPWTWSNNWEGDGEIKQRLDRTLSSVEWNLNFGKAQCTHLKSHASDHSALLLDTNPMERNRKKRFFFDKRWLQREGINQVIKEAWDKKVEGSRMFQVKTKVRNCRVALLRWSNNNNRNSRERIESIKGKLD; this is encoded by the coding sequence ATGAAGGTTATGGTGTGGAACTGCCAAGGTGcagggagccccttgacagttccccaCTTGAAGGAGTACAAGCGTCTCCTCTCCCCAGAAGTGATGTTTCTTTGTGAAACTAAGAACATGAAACAATATATGGAAAAGGTCCAAAGGATCCTAAACTATGAGCACAGCTATATAGTGGAATCGATGGACAAAGCTGGAGGTATGGTCCTATACTGGAGTGCACACATTAAACTTCTGCAGGTACAACACACGGCCTTCACTCTAGAGGCTCATGTAGAGGACCAAAGCAGCAATAGTGACTGGTGGATAGTTGGGATCTACGCCAGTTGTGTTGACTCAATAAGGAAACAACAGTGGTCGGTCATTCAGAGAAGGAAACATTTATGGGgtaataaatggataattgtaGGGGATTTCAATGACATTTGCTCAAATGAGGAAAAGTGGGGAGGAAGATTAAGAGAAGAATGGACTTTCACTGACTTCAGGAACTTTATCCATGAAAATCAGCTGATTGACATTGGCTATGAAGGACAGCCTTGGACATGGAGTAATAATTGGGAAGGGGATGGTGAGATTAAACAGAGGCTTGATAGAACACTGAGCAGTGTAGAATGGAACCTGAACTTTGGAAAGGCACAATGCACTCACCTGAAGTCCCATGCGTCTGATCACAGTGCTTTACTTTTGGATACTAACCCCATGGAAAGAAACAGGAAAAAAAGATTCTTTTTTGACAAGAGGTGGCTTCAAAGAGAAGGAATAAATCAAGTTATCAAGGAAGCTTGGGACAAGAAGGTAGAGGGATCCAGGATGTTTCAGGTTAAGACAAAAGTGAGGAACTGCAGAGTTGCCTTACTTAGATGGAGCAACAATAATAACAGGAACTCTAGGGAAAGGATTGAGAGTATAAAGGGAAAGCTGGATTAG